The following nucleotide sequence is from Cyclopterus lumpus isolate fCycLum1 chromosome 20, fCycLum1.pri, whole genome shotgun sequence.
TAGATTCCTGAAAAGCTAAGAGAATTACCCTTTCTCTCATAAAACTCACTCCCACTatgctcccctctctctctcccagctggAGGCTCCTACTACATGATTTCAAGATCTCTGGGCCCAGAGTTCGGCGGTGCGGTCGGTCTCTGTTTCTACCTGGGCACGACCTTCGCCGGCTCCATGTACATCCTTGGTACTATAGAGATCCTGCTGGTGAGTGAACACCATGTGTCAACTTCTTCGACAAAGCGGCCATCCTCTACTGTATCTCCACCATCtacgtctttttcttcttcttttcccatCCAGACCTACATTGTGCCTAAAGCAGCCATCTTTGTGgcagagaaaaaggaggacGAGGTGAATGCCCTGCTGAACAACATGCGCGTTTACGGCACATGCTGCCTAGCGCTGATGTCCGTGGTCGTCTTCGTCGGGGTGAAGTATGTCAACAAGCTCGCGCTGGTCTTCCTGGCCTGTGTCATTCTCTCCATCCTTGCCATCTATGCCGGAGTCATCAAGACCATCTTTGAGCCCCCAGACTTCCCGTGAGTCCAAACGATAACCTTCGATGTGGCATTAATCATGCGATGTAGAAATAACACCGGACTAGATTTGTGAGCCAATGTCTTGAATTGTTTATTCAGCGTGTCGTTTTAAAATGTCCCGCTCCTCCATGCAGTGTTTGCATGTTGGGGAATCGCACTCTGCAGAACCAAAACTTTGACAGTTGTCTTAAGACGGAGATCATTGACAACGTGACGGTCACTACCCAGCTGTGGAAGCTGTTCTGCGACGGTCCTGAGCTCAACGCCACCTGCAACGACTACTTTCTCCTCAACAATGTGACTGAGGTGCAGGGCATCCCTGGGCTGAGGAGCAGAGTCATTTCAGGTTGGAACAGTGTTTCCTCCTGGATGTTTTAGTAGAAGTGTGCAAATGTggtggaatttcttttttttaaagcccctTGAATGATTTCCTCTCAAATGATATCGGTTTAATGCTGGATCTGATGTTATCAGTTctataaaagtatttaataatgtgtacattttagTTAGGACTCAACCaaatagtttttctttctttgtttagcATGCCTATTCATTCTGTTTTAAAGCCAGCCTTTCTGCACAGTTATAGATGAAGACCAGGCTATACTAATAACTTCAGTATTATACTCTTTGTACAATTTAGATTCCAGTGGTGGTTTTCATTGTTTATGACTTGCGTTATCCAAACTTTCACATAACTCCAGAGACTTGTAGCATCCAAAAACATCCAAGATCattgctaaaataaataaataaatggagttAACCCGATGAATCCTGTTAGAAAAATTCTACTCGACACCAAGTGTAAAATCTATTCAAATTGAGGATTTTGTTCAAGAATTCCTTTTCCAAATATGACACCAAAAAAAGGCATTTGGTCCAGCCCTGGTATTTGTGACATGTTGGACTATGCTCTATTCCTCTGGTTAGGGCAGCCAAGAAGTGGCATTGTTTGATCCCACTGTATTAAAGCTATCATGGCACAAGCATGGTTATAGTCATTTTATTTCCAACCAGTTGCTTgactgctgcttcctgtctcttgTAGAAAACATGTGGTCAGTGTACGGCCCTCTGGGTAAGTTGGTAGATGACACAAAGCTGGATTCAGTGGATGGAGGTGACTCTGCCCAAGACAAGTACTTGCCCTACGTCGTCAACGATATCACCACCTTCTTCACGCTGATGGTCGGCATCTACTTCCCGTCTGTCACCGGTGAGACTacaacacacccaaacacattGTGGTCGAATTTGACgagttttatttcatttctaaaGAGCtcctgtgacccccccccccccctcttaagGTATCATGGCTGGTTCAAACCGGTCAGGTGACTTGCGGGATGCCCAGAAGTCCATCCCCATCGGGACCATCTTGGCCATCGCCACAACCTCCTTCATCTGTAtccttttaacctttttgtgacactaatatcagaaagtcTTGTCACAACTGTaagtttaaaaatgttcttctaGCTTAATCCACTGGACATTAAAGTGCTTAGTATGGAGCTTGTAAATCACAACTTCAGTTGCCAAAAATAGCTGCCCGGTTCATAGGTTGTTAGCCGGAGTGCCAATGGAACAAGATCCAAAGCCTGCTCAAGACCTAATACAACAGAGCAGGTACCACCTGTAGGATTGTGGGTAGTGTGGATAACTTTACAGCAACGTGAAAGGGAGAAGACTCTGCCCATGGGTTACATTTACTCTCCTGAACAGTGCTTTCCAGACGTCACCTGCGTGGTTCTGTTCGGTGCCTGTATTGAGGGAGTTCTGCTTCGAGACAAGTAAGAGAATATGTATAACGTGtaaaaggcacaaaaaaaggTATCTGAAGAACTATGGTCCACATTCTATagttttgtttcccctcttctcttttaGTATCTTGAGGGCAGATGGATAAGATTATGTAGTTGCTAAGTGCCCTCATCACAAGAGGCTCCGATttttttctaatattttgtGTTCATGTGATGTGAATGGACCACTGTACCATTGCACACATATTTATCCTCAGTCCTGAGAAGTAGTGTTGAACCTTTTAAGTAATTTGACGCTGTTAATAgtgctccattgttgtccaataactaataaaaacaaatcaatgagGCTGACATTCTACGCTGttctattttaaattaattattggtGTGGATAATAACCCCTTGAGCAGCTATACTGGACCAGTTTCAAACAGTGTTGTCCCCATTAGTAAATCATCAAAGTTCTTCCTCTTATGGATGCACCCACAATACTTTCTACTAAGATACATTCATTATTGGTTTAAATCTTTTCATAGGAATTGttgaaaaagaagaatgacaagatttcctttttaaagtggaCTATTTAAAATGATTGCAAGATACCGACCGACATGATGTATGGCTAAATAAAGACATACGATCCAATTAGtgtaaatgattgtttttgcaTTGCAGATTTGGTGACGCAGTGAAGGGGAACCTTGTGATAGGCACACTATCATGGCCCTCACCCTGGGTTATTGTGATTGGCTCGATCTTCTCCTGCTgtggggcggggctacaaagtTTGACCGGTGCCCCCCGCCTGCTGCAGGCCATCGCACGAGACGGCATTGTACCGTTCCTGCAGGTCAGACGcacacagtgaacacaaatGCAGTCAAAGCCGTCCTTGGCCTCATGTGCTTTTATCTTTAATTTCATACTCGACTATGCGTTTTAGGTGTTCGGTCATGGGAAAGCTAACGGAGAACCCACCTGGGCTCTGCTGTTGACCGCTGGGATCTGTGAGATCGGTATCCTCATCGCCTCCCTGGACGCCGTGGCTCCAATCCTCTCCATGTCAGTATCTGTTTGCTTGGAGACATTACATCCTCTCTTTGCATCAAGCCAGAGCAGCAGATAAATGTCTTTTGATCCCTCAAGTATTTGACTACAGTGGGTCATAAAGTGGGGATTTAGATGATGAGTGAATGTCTTGATCCCACAGGTTTTTCCTCATGTGCTACTTGTTTGTCAACCTGGCCTGTGCGCTTCAGACCCTGCTGCGGACGCCCAACTGGAGGCCACGCTTCAAATACTACCACTGGTCGGTGATGAATTATTCAGGATACCATCCACACTCTACATTTTACTTTCTCACAGTGAAAAAAGAGGATATTATTAAGATTTgtaagttattatttatttaaagtcactgaggcttttttaaagatgttatgTCTATAAGCAACAATACCTATGTTttgttaattgttttattatatactTACATTCTCCCAAATTTTTTTCAATAATTTACAAACTCCAAAACTGTCATTTTAATTTGGTCGCCTATCAATGGTGTCATATCGTCTTTGCTCTTGCCTCAGCGTTGTGGTTGTCTTCCAGAACtatacatttcatttgtatcCAGTTTTACACCACATTTTTAAGATGCAGTTTTTAGAACTTACTGTATAATTTAACCAGATGAAGGATTTGAGTAATCACATTTCTGGATCTTAAGTTATTCGAGAAACAAGCTGAGCAAACGCTGGCAACAGCACTACAGGACCACCCTAGCTGTCCATTCTGAactgtttccttttttctgtAAACGTAGTTACTGGAGTTGTAAAACTGTGTTTTCTTCTGCAGGGCTCTGTCCTTCCTGGGAATGAGCTTGTGTCTTGCTCTCATGTTCATCTGCTCCTGGTATTATGCTATTGTGGCCATGGCCATCGCTACCTGCATCTACAAATACATTGAATACAGAGGGTAAGAATTGTTTGCAACATTTTCTTTGATTTACTTTACATTCTGGACGATAAGTTAAAATACGATTTAGAAATAGGCTGGACAACTGGGCAAACAGAAAATAGACTGCATCtacaaaatgtacacattatatacagaATATCaatttatactttatactataCTGACATTTATTGCTATAACTACACTTTTACCAGGAAAGACAAACGGCTTTAGATTCATAATTTACCTGAGTTACtgtgaaggggaaaaaaacatggatTCAACTAGATTCCCTTCATTTTTTGAACAAATTGAAGGATTATTTTCTCTCAACCAGTGTGATCCTTCAGAATAAGATTTTTCaatcttaaaatgtaatttaacagAAGACCTCTTGAATTATACTTAATGTAGCTTTTACTTTAAGGCCTGCTGAGTTCCATGAAAAGGTATTAGCCTTTATGTTTTCATAGATCCAAAGGAATTGGACTAAAATGGCacaaaacatgtaattaaaaCAGTGTACAACTGTTGAAATACATCCACTGGtgttgtcattttgttgtttcttgTTCGTGTTCATAATTCTTGGTCAATCATGTGTTGGCTGCAGGGCAGAAAAGGAGTGGGGAGATGGCATCCGTGGCCTGTCGCTCAATGCAGCACGCTACGCCCTCATTCGCCTCGAGGAGGCTCCACCGCACACTAAAAACTGGAGGtatagtgcatgtgtgtgtgtgtctttgttcttGCTACATAGTGAGGACCAACACATGTTTTTAAACTAACAGAGTGAAGACATTTTTGGATTGTGAgttcagtttcagtttattttgtattgtttgaagGTTAAGACTTGGTATTAAAGATTAGGGTGATCTCGTTAAACGGATATCTGCATATGAATACAGAATCTGAAGGCAATGGGACAAGATTTTGGTATCGGAAGCATTTTGGTTTGTAGCCCCAGTGGTATTGACCAATCAGGTttgagcaggctttggttgaatgcagtccgtgtggagagcaaaagaaaTTGAACGAATTGGCTAAAATGCAGTCTGGGAACTCGCCAGCTATCCTCTGACAATGATGACAACTTTTCATTGGTTTAAAATTAGCTTGTGAACTACCTGTGAAACAATCTGGTCCTACACGCCATCCCTCAACTCAAACTCCATTATTGGGCCTCAAATTGCTCATCAGACTGCAAATATTAACTGGTGCAAGGAGGAGGAAATCTTGACCTGGCTACACCGCTGCCCCAGAAATTTTGTTTGTTGTCCCCACAGGCTAAATCACCATCAGACTAATAGCTAATTGGTTCTGAGATTGTTGTTGGGGTTCGGCATTTAGCGATGGATAGACTGAGAGTAAGAGCCGAGTGAATGCAttatgttgggggggggggggggggggggggagaagaggaagaggaagaggaagaggaagaggaagaggaagaggaagaggaagaggaagaggaagaggtgtgtgtgtgtgtgtgtgtgtgtgtgtgtgtgtgtgtgtgtgtgtgtgtgtgtgtgtgtgtgtgtgtgtgtgtgtgtgtgtgtgtgtgtgtgtgtgtgtgtgtgtgtgtgtgtgtgtgtgtgtgtgtgtgtgtgtgtgtgtgtgtgtgtgtgtgtgtgtgtgtgtgtgtgtgtgtgtgtgtgtgtgtgtgtgtgtgtgtgtgtgtgtgtgtgtgtgtgtgtgtgtgtgtgtgtgtgtgtgtgtgtgtgtgtgtgtgtgtgtgtgtgtgtgtgtgtgtgtgtgtgtgtgtgtgtgtgtgtgtcactgtcacGGTGGacaaaagagagacaggaaTAGACAGAGGGTGAATTTGAGTAATCTCTTGGTCCTAATCTGACAGAGGAGGTTGATGAGTCTTTGTAGTGTACTGAAGGACCACACTGGCTGACCTTGCAGACTGCCGGTCCAAATCACCAAACCAGCTTCATCTACTTTCTTGGCACGCTCAGTGTGTATAATTGGAAACATCCCATCCTTAACAATACAGTTGGTTCTCATTGAAGGTTACTGTGCTAACAGTTGCCCCTGTTGTGGCAAAGGTCTCCCTGCATAGTTAGCAGTAATGCACTTTTCACAGCATTAAACTATGACTTATAAATCTGACTTCCCTGTCTCCAGGCCTCAGTTGCTGGTGCTCCTGAATCTTGACTCGGATCAAGGAGTGAAACACCCCCGCCTGCTGTCCCTCACCACTCAGCTGAAGGCAGGCAAAGGCCTCACCATAGTGGGGAATGTTTTAGAGGGGACCTATCTCACCAAAGATGCAGAGGCCAGGAAGGCTGAGCAGGTATGTTGGAGATGTGTACATAAGCAGAATAAATGCAAAGGCAGGCACACGTTTCTTGTCATTTACTGAACCCAAAGTTTCTGATAAAACACcaattgtgttttaatgctaattaaattattatgtGCTCAGTCATTGCTGAGCATTcagtccaaatcaacaaaatggTTCCTTTCGGTTTGTGTTTACAATTGTTGGACCCACAAGCAAATCTGTGTGCTGCTGGTGAATTTTGCCATCTACTGGCTAAACTGAGTaggtcttttttctttttgtccaacTGATTAGACTATGTGCTCAAAAGCATTTTTAATCAGTGGAATATTTTTCCTGCAAAAGCATCCTGTGCAGGAGCTGACATTCCAGATTACAGACTGTATTCAAGGGCATTGTCTTCATGACTAGTCCTGAATGGATACTAATGAGTGTGCTGAATGGtaattgttttctgtctttatctGTCTAGAACATCAAGTCCGCCATGTCAGAAGAGCGAACAAAGGGTTTCTGCCACGTCGTGGTGTCGTCAAACCTCCGAGACGGAGTCTCCCACCTCATCCAGTCTGCAGGGCTGGGAGGCATGAAGCACAACACGGTCCTCATGGCCTGGCCCGGCACCTGGAGGCAGGCCAACGACCCGCAGTCGTGGAAGAACTTCATAGGTACTGAGCGGGAGACCATTCAAAATGAAATTGGAGTACATATATGTAGGGAGAGAAACACATTAATTCAGATAAGTATTGTGGACAATTCTGAAAATGCATGGGAAGTAATGATGATGCATCTTGCATTGCATCTCTATCCCTCTGTCGATCCAGAGACGGTGCGGGAGTCCACAGCAGCTAACCATGCCTTGCTCGTGGCTAAGAATGTGGACAGCTTCCCCGCCAACTTGGACCGCTTGGGGGAGGGCACCATAGACGTGTGGTGGGTGGTTCACGATGGAGgcatgctgatgctgctgccctTCCTGCTGCGACAGCACAAGGTCGGTGCATATCTCTGAGATACCCTCAACACCCACTAGTCATTGTTTCATGTTTGTCATTCCTGTACTCTTGTCCAGTATCCTTCTTTCTCACTCCATTTTAGAATTCTCCCTCTTTGACACTTTCCTACttccctcctccgcctcccctCTTTCCTACTTTATCTCGCTAATCCAGTGGTtcacttcggaggaagaaaaatgttcatgcctccttcaaaattgtaacaaaatggtccatgctgaaGTTTTTGTgactccatctgtgctttttaaaaaaatagaataaagaaaattgcaataaatttcaagtaaaccagattgctccatcagacaaaaagaaataacatttttgttagaacaatgcaaataaagttctGTTAAATCCGCCTTCTGCTATAACAACGTTCACTTTCCATCGTCCAGGTGTGGAGGAAGTGTAAGATGCGCATCTTCACTGTGGCCCAGATGGACGACAACAGCATCCAAATGAAGAAGGATCTCCAGATGTTCCTTTACCACCTGCGACTGAATGCAGAAGTGGAAGTGGTGGAGATGGTGAGACTTTGCATGTTAGAATAGCACAATGCATCTACATTGGCCCAAAGTTCTGTAACGCAGCTgcttaatatgtttttatatttgcaaCACAAATCTCTCACAGCTTTATTAAGTtctgaggtaaaaaaaaaagaaacactttctCTATCAGCTATGTTTAGTTTCAGTACTAAAGACCTTTAGTTTCTCATAGTGCTGAACAGTGCCAGAACCTCATTTGTACTATTAATggggtcttcttttttttttaaatcttaaggCCAGGAAGTTTCAACCatgaataatatataaagaAGCAGGATCTATTTTGCAGTCGTTAATTGTGTTGTCTCTTGGTTTGTAAAAGTGGCAAATGTACTCACAGCAGTCTGTGCGCCCATGGGTGTATAGGTCTTAAAAATGAGATGTGGTGCATTGCTATCTTTAGGCAGCAGGGGGCGACCATCAAAAACCTGGTCTAAAGTCAGTGCCCATGCGTGCCAGATTGTACTTGACGACTTTGTTTCTGTCCTCTCCCGTGCAGCATGATAACGACATCTCGGCCTTCACCTATGAGAAGACCCTGGTGATGGAGCAAAGGTCTCAGATGCTGAAACAGATGCAGCTCTCCAggactgagagggagagagaggtaacGCAGCCCTCCACTCACAGTCTCTGCAACTGTTAAACAGTTAAACACAACCAAATTAGATGAGACACTAATCATATTAGATTATGAACATCTTCAAGTACATGGCATTTATTGTTACTGAATGTTGTTTGCAAGCGTAATCATCGCATCTAAGTTGCTTCGATATCACACAGGTCAGATTCTACAGTATGCAATTTCCATAAATAACTACATAGTTGAATCCAAACAGTGTTGTAGTAAATCTGGCCTACCACACATGACAATTGGCCCCATCTCCTTATTCACCTGCCCTCGCCTCTGGGCCGCGCTGCTCAGATTCAGAGTATCACTGACGAGTCGCGTAACTCGATCCGGAGGAAGAACCAGGGCGCCGCCCCGAGCACGACCCGCAGCCGGCCGTCCTCCACGGCGGAGGACACTCAGGAGGACGAGGTAGCCGATGTTGTCAACCCACTGTTCCCTCGCTGTTAGTTACACAAACCCGTCTTCACAAAGCTGGATCTTTGGCTGCAGTCACAACCTGTTCATTGACTGCTCTAATGACttttatcatcatcatgattTTAAAATCTGGACTCAAATTTGACCCCCATATTTATCAGAAAAATAGATCACTTCACGCACTCTAGTGATGCACAATATAATCAACCGCAGATGGGAAGGAATATAAAGACTGGCCTTTCAAATGAGAAGTGTAACCAGAGAGTAGTAATCTGTGAGTTGTGAGTGTTTCATGATAAAAGATCAGTTTTTTGGAAAGTGAAAAATTCACAGCCATTTATTTAGCGCCATTTAAAACGTGTGTAACTAGAAGTAGAGGAACATGTTTTCCTCTTGTGTTTTTTCGGCCATCTGTGGTCTTATCCATAGCATCAGCTCATGTGCATACCATATACTGGCCCTTCAAGGTACTTAGATGATGAGTTACCGTGTTACATCACAGCTTAAGCTGCTCCCATGTGGCTCAGGTGACCAGTATGACATCCCAGTCAGCCCAGGACTCCAAGTCAGTCATTGTAAAGTCTGAAAAGGGCCATAAGGCTGCTGATAAAATAAGCTTATGAATATAGAAAGAGAAACTACAGATAGCGTCCACCTTGTACATCTGACAATTCAGGTCCGGTCTCTGCCCAGACAGTCACGCCACTAACTGTATAGCCACGGAGAGCTGCTTTGTGAACACCAGCCCATTGCACCTTgaaactgcccccccccccccccctataacCCACCTCATCAACAAGTGTGAGTGGACAGTATTGTCTCAGAAACATTGtggttttgttattatttagcATTACAACCTCACAGGGCTACTTTCCAGGCTGTAGACCAGGAGTGACTAATACTCATCATTCTGACTTGACAATACTGTACTCTCTTTTGAGCTTAATCCTAGTCATCTCCCACCCCTCCTGCCTCCCTCCCACCTGTAACACTGACCTAGCAGGTTTATGTTTCCAAAAACAAGACTGTGCATGCCGTTTACCACATAGCCATGAAAAACAGACTATTCTAATTGGCAAGGCCTAAATATGTAACGTAGTCAGCCTTCTGATTTACCAGCGCTGACTCTTTTATCAAGGCACATTTATCAAACATGAACTACCAAGGAGCACAGCAGCCATAAATCTTATC
It contains:
- the slc12a7b gene encoding solute carrier family 12 member 7 isoform X5, producing MGERFVVVPVDRGVGVAGVGEPSDAVVADPASDSGDGSGTVEEKEAGEDSVFEPQEDPNAVVPILKYNREPNKYAPLLRMEQRGSTRRKGDGVPKENSPFINNTDNDKGNNMALFEDEIEINPMVSSLLNKLANYTNLTQGAQEHEEADNDEGPKKKEVKSPQMGTFMGVYLPCLQNILGVILFLRLTWIVGTAGILESLAIVGLCCSCTMLTAISMSAIATNGVVPAGGSYYMISRSLGPEFGGAVGLCFYLGTTFAGSMYILGTIEILLTYIVPKAAIFVAEKKEDEVNALLNNMRVYGTCCLALMSVVVFVGVKYVNKLALVFLACVILSILAIYAGVIKTIFEPPDFPVCMLGNRTLQNQNFDSCLKTEIIDNVTVTTQLWKLFCDGPELNATCNDYFLLNNVTEVQGIPGLRSRVISENMWSVYGPLGKLVDDTKLDSVDGGDSAQDKYLPYVVNDITTFFTLMVGIYFPSVTGIMAGSNRSGDLRDAQKSIPIGTILAIATTSFIYVTCVVLFGACIEGVLLRDKFGDAVKGNLVIGTLSWPSPWVIVIGSIFSCCGAGLQSLTGAPRLLQAIARDGIVPFLQVFGHGKANGEPTWALLLTAGICEIGILIASLDAVAPILSMFFLMCYLFVNLACALQTLLRTPNWRPRFKYYHWALSFLGMSLCLALMFICSWYYAIVAMAIATCIYKYIEYRGAEKEWGDGIRGLSLNAARYALIRLEEAPPHTKNWRPQLLVLLNLDSDQGVKHPRLLSLTTQLKAGKGLTIVGNVLEGTYLTKDAEARKAEQNIKSAMSEERTKGFCHVVVSSNLRDGVSHLIQSAGLGGMKHNTVLMAWPGTWRQANDPQSWKNFIETVRESTAANHALLVAKNVDSFPANLDRLGEGTIDVWWVVHDGGMLMLLPFLLRQHKVWRKCKMRIFTVAQMDDNSIQMKKDLQMFLYHLRLNAEVEVVEMHDNDISAFTYEKTLVMEQRSQMLKQMQLSRTEREREAQLIHDRNTASHATINDKAEAGPDRVHMTWTKDKLFMERNRNRECNANVAVRDLFNMKPNQSNVRRMHTAVKMNEVVVNKSQGAQLVLLNMPGPPRNRGGDENYMEFLEVLLEGLNRVLMVRGGGREVITIYS
- the slc12a7b gene encoding solute carrier family 12 member 7 isoform X2 gives rise to the protein MGERFVVVPVDRGVGVAGVGEPSDAVVADPASDSGDGSGTVEEKEAGEDSVFEPQEDPNAVVPILKYNREPNKYAPLLRMEQRGSTRRKGDGVPKENSPFINNTDNDKGNNMALFEDEIEINPMVSSLLNKLANYTNLTQGAQEHEEADNDEGPKKKEVKSPQMGTFMGVYLPCLQNILGVILFLRLTWIVGTAGILESLAIVGLCCSCTMLTAISMSAIATNGVVPAGGSYYMISRSLGPEFGGAVGLCFYLGTTFAGSMYILGTIEILLTYIVPKAAIFVAEKKEDEVNALLNNMRVYGTCCLALMSVVVFVGVKYVNKLALVFLACVILSILAIYAGVIKTIFEPPDFPVCMLGNRTLQNQNFDSCLKTEIIDNVTVTTQLWKLFCDGPELNATCNDYFLLNNVTEVQGIPGLRSRVISENMWSVYGPLGKLVDDTKLDSVDGGDSAQDKYLPYVVNDITTFFTLMVGIYFPSVTGIMAGSNRSGDLRDAQKSIPIGTILAIATTSFIYVTCVVLFGACIEGVLLRDKFGDAVKGNLVIGTLSWPSPWVIVIGSIFSCCGAGLQSLTGAPRLLQAIARDGIVPFLQVFGHGKANGEPTWALLLTAGICEIGILIASLDAVAPILSMFFLMCYLFVNLACALQTLLRTPNWRPRFKYYHWALSFLGMSLCLALMFICSWYYAIVAMAIATCIYKYIEYRGAEKEWGDGIRGLSLNAARYALIRLEEAPPHTKNWRPQLLVLLNLDSDQGVKHPRLLSLTTQLKAGKGLTIVGNVLEGTYLTKDAEARKAEQNIKSAMSEERTKGFCHVVVSSNLRDGVSHLIQSAGLGGMKHNTVLMAWPGTWRQANDPQSWKNFIETVRESTAANHALLVAKNVDSFPANLDRLGEGTIDVWWVVHDGGMLMLLPFLLRQHKVWRKCKMRIFTVAQMDDNSIQMKKDLQMFLYHLRLNAEVEVVEMHDNDISAFTYEKTLVMEQRSQMLKQMQLSRTEREREIQSITDESRNSIRRKNQGAAPSTTRSRPSSTAEDTQEDEAQLIHDRNTASHATINDKAEAGPDRVHMTWTKDKLFMERNRNRECNANVAVRDLFNMKPNQSNVRRMHTAVKMNEVVVNKSQGAQLVLLNMPGPPRNRGGDENYMEFLEVLLEGLNRVLMVRGGGREVITIYS
- the slc12a7b gene encoding solute carrier family 12 member 7 isoform X1, whose product is MGERFVVVPVDRGVGVAGVGEPSDAVVADPASDSGDGSGTVEEKEAGEDSVFEPQEDPNAVVPILKYNREPNKYAPLLRMEQRGSTRRKGDGVPKENSPFINNTDNDKGNNMALFEDEIEINPMVSSLLNKLANYTNLTQGAQEHEEADNDEGPKKKEVKSPQMGTFMGVYLPCLQNILGVILFLRLTWIVGTAGILESLAIVGLCCSCTMLTAISMSAIATNGVVPAGGSYYMISRSLGPEFGGAVGLCFYLGTTFAGSMYILGTIEILLTYIVPKAAIFVAEKKEDEVNALLNNMRVYGTCCLALMSVVVFVGVKYVNKLALVFLACVILSILAIYAGVIKTIFEPPDFPVCMLGNRTLQNQNFDSCLKTEIIDNVTVTTQLWKLFCDGPELNATCNDYFLLNNVTEVQGIPGLRSRVISENMWSVYGPLGKLVDDTKLDSVDGGDSAQDKYLPYVVNDITTFFTLMVGIYFPSVTGIMAGSNRSGDLRDAQKSIPIGTILAIATTSFIYVTCVVLFGACIEGVLLRDKFGDAVKGNLVIGTLSWPSPWVIVIGSIFSCCGAGLQSLTGAPRLLQAIARDGIVPFLQVFGHGKANGEPTWALLLTAGICEIGILIASLDAVAPILSMFFLMCYLFVNLACALQTLLRTPNWRPRFKYYHWALSFLGMSLCLALMFICSWYYAIVAMAIATCIYKYIEYRGAEKEWGDGIRGLSLNAARYALIRLEEAPPHTKNWRPQLLVLLNLDSDQGVKHPRLLSLTTQLKAGKGLTIVGNVLEGTYLTKDAEARKAEQNIKSAMSEERTKGFCHVVVSSNLRDGVSHLIQSAGLGGMKHNTVLMAWPGTWRQANDPQSWKNFIETVRESTAANHALLVAKNVDSFPANLDRLGEGTIDVWWVVHDGGMLMLLPFLLRQHKVWRKCKMRIFTVAQMDDNSIQMKKDLQMFLYHLRLNAEVEVVEMHDNDISAFTYEKTLVMEQRSQMLKQMQLSRTEREREIQSITDESRNSIRRKNQGAAPSTTRSRPSSTAEDTQEDEAQLIHDRNTASHATINDKAEAGPDRVHMTWTKDKLFMERNRNRECNANVAVRDLFNMKPEWESLNQSNVRRMHTAVKMNEVVVNKSQGAQLVLLNMPGPPRNRGGDENYMEFLEVLLEGLNRVLMVRGGGREVITIYS
- the slc12a7b gene encoding solute carrier family 12 member 7 isoform X3, with translation MGERFVVVPVDRGVGVAGVGEPSDAVVADPASDSGDGSGTVEEKEAGEDSVFEPQEDPNAVVPILKYNREPNKYGDGVPKENSPFINNTDNDKGNNMALFEDEIEINPMVSSLLNKLANYTNLTQGAQEHEEADNDEGPKKKEVKSPQMGTFMGVYLPCLQNILGVILFLRLTWIVGTAGILESLAIVGLCCSCTMLTAISMSAIATNGVVPAGGSYYMISRSLGPEFGGAVGLCFYLGTTFAGSMYILGTIEILLTYIVPKAAIFVAEKKEDEVNALLNNMRVYGTCCLALMSVVVFVGVKYVNKLALVFLACVILSILAIYAGVIKTIFEPPDFPVCMLGNRTLQNQNFDSCLKTEIIDNVTVTTQLWKLFCDGPELNATCNDYFLLNNVTEVQGIPGLRSRVISENMWSVYGPLGKLVDDTKLDSVDGGDSAQDKYLPYVVNDITTFFTLMVGIYFPSVTGIMAGSNRSGDLRDAQKSIPIGTILAIATTSFIYVTCVVLFGACIEGVLLRDKFGDAVKGNLVIGTLSWPSPWVIVIGSIFSCCGAGLQSLTGAPRLLQAIARDGIVPFLQVFGHGKANGEPTWALLLTAGICEIGILIASLDAVAPILSMFFLMCYLFVNLACALQTLLRTPNWRPRFKYYHWALSFLGMSLCLALMFICSWYYAIVAMAIATCIYKYIEYRGAEKEWGDGIRGLSLNAARYALIRLEEAPPHTKNWRPQLLVLLNLDSDQGVKHPRLLSLTTQLKAGKGLTIVGNVLEGTYLTKDAEARKAEQNIKSAMSEERTKGFCHVVVSSNLRDGVSHLIQSAGLGGMKHNTVLMAWPGTWRQANDPQSWKNFIETVRESTAANHALLVAKNVDSFPANLDRLGEGTIDVWWVVHDGGMLMLLPFLLRQHKVWRKCKMRIFTVAQMDDNSIQMKKDLQMFLYHLRLNAEVEVVEMHDNDISAFTYEKTLVMEQRSQMLKQMQLSRTEREREIQSITDESRNSIRRKNQGAAPSTTRSRPSSTAEDTQEDEAQLIHDRNTASHATINDKAEAGPDRVHMTWTKDKLFMERNRNRECNANVAVRDLFNMKPEWESLNQSNVRRMHTAVKMNEVVVNKSQGAQLVLLNMPGPPRNRGGDENYMEFLEVLLEGLNRVLMVRGGGREVITIYS